Genomic DNA from Candidatus Dojkabacteria bacterium:
TGTAGTCAACTCTTCGTAACTTTCGGATTTAGGAACCGCTAATGCAACTATTTTATAATTGATGTCGGAAAAATAATGCTGAACAAACGGAAGCTCTGATTCTATAGCAGTCTCCTTTTCCGAGAATCTTTCAATTATTTTACAACCAGGCTCTCTACTAAGCTTATATATTAACTCGTTATCTGTTTGTACAACACCAAGTGGTGTTTCCCACCCCGTATATGGATATATTCCTATATTCTTATTGGAAAAAGTTTCACTTTCGGAAATAAAAATAAAAGTTACTGATTTCAAGTTCAAAAGCTTACTTAGCAATCCAAAGGTTACAGTCTGAACACCGGCCGTATAAGTATAAGGACCATGTGGTACAATCAACCCCTTTACCGAAACAAATTTTTTGGAAAACAGATCGTACTTAGACTTTAT
This window encodes:
- the amrB gene encoding AmmeMemoRadiSam system protein B, whose protein sequence is MIRPIVAAPALYPDTGLLEFLRLYESTYLKQIKSKYDLFSKKFVSVKGLIVPHGPYTYTAGVQTVTFGLLSKLLNLKSVTFIFISESETFSNKNIGIYPYTGWETPLGVVQTDNELIYKLSREPGCKIIERFSEKETAIESELPFVQHYFSDINYKIVALAVPKSESYEELTTIIDHFPRETCIPIVCSNVAVGNNTSKVKQIIGIANKFIPMLDTITIQNECDGAFQTGILALMQYARRNRFNLSLIEQACSQDFGDTRNSKEGYSSFFLY